Within Pygocentrus nattereri isolate fPygNat1 chromosome 17, fPygNat1.pri, whole genome shotgun sequence, the genomic segment CACTCCGATGGCTTATCGTGTTGCTCTGTGGAAAATGGAGTTGTTCCCACAGTGCGTTGATCAGATGTTGGGTCAGTGAGATGCTCCACCTCTGAAGGCTGTTTCACAGGCTCTTCCGACTCTTCTACACTGTCTCTGTTGTTGTTTCCATTCCTGTCAAGAATGGAAAAAACAATTAACCAATCAGTTAAACAATGCTAATACAGTTAATCCTTCAAAAAGACCCAACTTTCTTCTTTAATGGACCCTAAACGGGAATTTGatatttgtaataataaataaagctgtCAGACAGtccaaaacaaatacactgaaggtaaagaaaaaaatgttaactGGAAAGTCGTTGTAGTTAATTAGCACAATCGTAGACTGAAATTATGAgttgaaattaaaaatatataaataaataaagaataaatattgaaacaaaaaccctttttttaaacaaaaccatGTGTCACAATTATTGGTACTTACAGAAATTcctataaacaaaatgtaatttcgACATGTTTTAAAGTCCATCTgaacgtatatatatataatgtatacacacacacacacacatacactcgcctgccactttattagatactattgctagtaaaaggctggacccccttttgccttcagaactgtcttaattcttcatgtcagactttcaacaaggtgttagaaacgttcctcagagattctggttggttatttgagttcctgctgcctttctatcatctggaaccagtctgcccgttctcctctgacctctcacatcaacaaggcattttcgtccacacaactgaccgctcactggatatttcctctttttcggaccgttctctgtaaaccctagagatggttgtgcgtgaaaatcccagcagatcagcagtttctgaaatactcagaccagcccgtctggcaccaacaaccacgccacgttcaaagtcccttaaatcccctttcttccccgttctgatgctcggcctgcacttcagcaggtcgtcttgaccacctctacaggactaaatgcagccatgtgattggctgatcagctatttgtgtaaacaagcaattgaacaggtgtacctaataaagtggtacCTAATAATaaccggtgagtgtgtgtgtgtatatatatatatatatatatatatatatatatatatatatatatatatatatatagttcccTTAGACATTCATCAACATTGGGAGGACATAGTGTGTTGACCCTCATAAATCAGGTAATGCCCATATCCACTGTTAGAGAAAACCTTCAAAAATCTAGATCTAGTGAATCTTGCTGGCAGAGGACAGATCATTAGATTATTTTGCCCTGATGCAAAAAGGTTGGAAATTGATGGGGTCACCAAAACTGCAATAAAGATGCCATGTTTATAGAAACcctgaccctgagggagaagcagcttagaaaatgtgtgtgtgtgtttacagcaagaaactatttgtattttttctttcgTCTAACCTAACATAAGCCCTGGAGTTCAATAAATGCCCCTGGAACCAGATTATATGGTCAGCTGAGACAAAATGGAGCTTTTTGGTAtcaaaaactcaaaactcaAAGGTGGGTTTGGCATAAAAAAGGATGTTTATGAAGAAAAGAACCTCGTCTCCACTCCAAGTACGGTGGAGAAACATGTCTGAAATCAAAGGCCCTGGGAAGAACACACAGCATCATGGAATCCATAAAGGAGAAATCCAggagatttaaaatgaaaatctgGCTACTTCTGGCAAAAAGCTAATTCTGGGTCATAgctggatcttccagcaggaccaTGATCTAAAACTGGCATGTCAAACTCGGGACCGTCTGGGCCAAAGCGAAGTgaaacttttttaatcccacaatttaacccatccgtgaagtgaaacaccacatacacactagtgaatacacacacacacacacacacacacacacacacactagggggcagtgagaacacttgcccggagcggtgggcagccctcaGCACCCGTGGAGCAAttgggtgttaggtgtcttgctcaagggcacctcagtcggcactggggatcaaaccggcaaccttccggtcacagggccagttccctgacctccagcccacgactgccccgtaaATAAGAGCTGTGGATATTAGAACTTTACGCTCATCATCTAACACTCCgcattcagttcatgaaggcctcgCTAATTAGCTGAAGGGCTGAATCACGTGTTTAATGACATTCACGTTATATTCTCACCTCATTATTACAGGAGAAGACTCATTACTGTTAAGGTGACAAAGAGGGGTGCCAATAAATGTGACTCGTggttctgtatgtgtgtttgcaggACATACTTGTTATCTTTTTCAAACTTCCTCTCCCTGTATAGGGTACTCTTCTTCATCATATACAGAAGAaccatatcacagaaaaaacTTCCCTGTGGAAAAAAACCAAACCATTACCAGTGTCCCACAGTAAGGTCATCTCCCTAGAGTCTGGACTGTTTTGAAGAGAGCAAAGCGTCTCCATTCATTAGGAAAACTCCACAAAAAGGAGATTAGACTGTTTCGTACATTTAAGATTCAAATACTTACAGCACCCATTAAGGCGAGACCAGAGCCTAGATTTATAATTGTGGGAATTATATTAAACTTTCCAGcctgaaaataaaacacaaatgtgttaGAAGAGTTCAACTGGCTAGATTTCCTTAACAGAGGCCCTAATAGCAGTTCAGTCCTGTACAAATTTCTGCTGCATACTTTGCCGTGGACCAGGATGTCGAAGCGAATCCCATACACCTTTAAAAGCGTTCTGTGAGTCTCTCCAGCAGCGTTTTTGAAGTAGCGGGCGTATCTGAAGAGACAGTCACAGGGGGAGGTGGACCGTTCCATCAGACTTAACAGGCGGTTTTTAACTTTTcagtaaaggcagactgcagtGTGGCGCACTGTGTGAGATGAAGGTTTACCTAAAGTTGTATCCTGATGAGACCGAGTTGGGTGTGGCGTTGACATCCAGCCGTGTGAAAGTGTAGCGGGGATGGCACTCTGAGTAGCCTTTGTCCAGGTCACAGTGCCACTCAATAAGGATTCCAATTGACCCACCCTACATAAGGAGGATGCTGCATTCATATGTGGTGTGTCGTTTTAGAAACAAGTCTGGCGAGCTTGCATGCTGACAATGAGATTAGTGGGCTACAAGCTGTAGAGTGTTTGTAAACTGTTTTAAACTCTTTTAATAACTGTATTTAAAAGCCTATACTGTTcatatacttttaaaatgtattttacatatatatatatataatataaactagGATTGAGTCAGAATTTTCATCAAATCATGAGCATGATTTCTAATAAGCTTTTCCGATTTAGCTTCTCTTTATTATATCCATATGTGATGTCTGAACTCCAtgctccaccagagggcagtgtaGAGCTGGCATCTTGTTTTGGTCATGGGTTGTAATATGTCTAGTCCAATGAAGGAAGCTGACGTTAATATTGCCGCTGTCACTAAGCGGAATGTATAGCTGCCGAGTTTAGCTTTCTGACTCCTTGAGTTTTAAAAGAAAGTCCAGAGATGAAAACTCACCAGCAAGGCCATGTCTTGAAAATCATATCCGGCTCTGCGGACAATATCTCTGAGGCCAAATATGGGGCAGTATGGATGAGCAACCTCATCATACAAACACGTCTTCAGATATGTGTCCGTGGCTGTCTCTAAGACATTTGACCTGCGGAGAAAGTGACTCAGATTAAGCAAGGCAGCCCCTGATGAACTGGTGTTACAGTGGGATAATATAGTTTAATGCTGCAGAGTTACAGACCCTAATAATCAAGTCATTTTGTGTTATCATCATCAATCATCACCACTTCACCACTTATACTACCatatgtgtattatatatatatatatgtattgctgctgtcggaagaaaatcttgtatctctaatttagtcgtttttcagtttttgacatactttgaaaatgcctgttgccctttacactgagtgtgaatttcaagatgaatggaccaaaagaaacggcccaaaattacataaataactctggttccattgacttacattaaaagttaagttttttttattctcctgtaaactttttatctgacagcagtgatttttatacacacacacacacacatatgtatgtatgtatgtatgtatgtatgtatgtatgtatatatatatatatatatatatatatatatatatatatatatatatatatatatatatacacacacacacacacacacacagtggtgtgaaaaaatatttgccccttcccgatttcttattcttttgcatatttgtttgtcacacttaaatgtttcagatcaccaaACAAATTTTAATATTAGAGAAAGAtaacacagaaaaagaaatccaaacccacagggccctgtgtgaaaaacaGATTGCCCTGGCCAAAGTTCCAAGAcgaaaaccactgctgagcaaaaagaacacaaaggctcgTCTCAGCTTTGCCAGAAAACATCGCGATGCTCCTCAAGACTTTTGGGAGAATACTCTGTGGACTGACCAGGCAAAAGTTGAACTTTTTGGAAGGTGTATGTCCCATTTCTTCTGGCGTAGAAGTaacacagcatttcagaaaaggAACAATGTACCAACAgtgaaatatggtggtggtggtgtgatggtctggagctgttttgctgcttcaggacctggaagacttgctgtggTAAATGGAACCATGAATCCTGCTGCCTACCCAAAGATCCCGAAGGAGAATGCCCGGCTTCAAGCTGAAGCGcacttgggttctgcagcaggacaatgatccaaaacacaccagcaagtccacctctgaacgGCTTAAGAGGAACAATAttaagactttggagtggcctagtcaaagtcctgacctgaatctcCGATTGATCACCTTAAAAAGGCGGTTCATGCTCGGAAACCCTCCAACGTGGCTGAATtacaacaattctgcaaagatgagtgggacaaaattcctccacagcgcTGCGAAAGACTCACTGCCAGTTATCGCAAATGCTTGATTACAGTTGCCGCTGCTGagggtggcccaaccagttattaggtttagggggcaatcactttttcacacagggccctggattcctttttcctttaataataatactttcatttataaactgcatgttgtgtttacttgtggtatctttgtctaatatttacattcatttgttCTGAAacctttaaatgtgacaaacatgcaaaagaataagaaatcaggaagggggcaaacactttttcacaccactgtatatatatttttttttctatatatgtgtaataatgtcaatcatttcactcagttacttaCTTTGAGAAGTGAAACTTGGGGAACCTGATGAAGTTCTTTATATATATGGTAAAGCTTTCAGTTCTTCCTAATAAAGGAACactgtgaggagagagaaggtccttcagactgaagcTGCGTAAAGTTTATATCACAGCGTGGAAAAACAAACTGTTAACTTCAGTAAAAACACAGCAATAATGTATAACCATACTGAAGAATTATCTTGTCCACAGTAGCTCTACTGTCTTCATATGTCTTCAGAATTAAGTTGTTAAGCTGAAgacaaagtcatttaaagtggtttggtgtgaaacgctctgtttgttattcatggcagagagttCAAATGAAAACTCTTCAGATTCATCACTTTTAGTGATTTTACCCTCaacattaaatgtaaaactcagaaggcatgtGTAGGATCactagtcattttggatagtatataaaatggctatattagtgttgtagacattgacctctggttcccatcaccaccacaaatCAGAGTCTTAACCATTTCGCATCAATCCACTCtgagcagaggtggacgaagcacacaaatcatgtactcgAGTTACAGTAgagataaaatattactgcagtaaaagtacaaccccaattccagtgaagttgggtcattgggtaaaacataaataaaaacagaatacgatgatttgcaaatccttttcaacctacattcagtTGAATCCattacaaagacgagatatttaatgttcaaactgataaacttttgttttttttaaatattcactcattttgaatttgatgcctgcaacacgttccagagaagttgggacaggggcgtgtttcccactgtgttacatcacctttcctttaacactcaataagcgtttgggaactgaggacactgattgttgaagctttgaaggtggaattctttcccattcctgcttgatgtccagcttcagctgctcagcagtccggggggctccgctgtcgtattttgagcttcataatgcgccacacattttcaatgggagacggtctgga encodes:
- the p2rx8 gene encoding purinergic receptor P2X, ligand-gated ion channel, 8 isoform X1, producing the protein MAPDCRGVLLSAFDYKTEKYVIAKNKKVGVLYRLIQLTLLGYIIGWVFVMKKGYQESDESIQSSVITKVKGVLLTNTSGTGPRLWGPEDYVIPQQGEAVLFITTNFLETPNQRLGYCAESFKVLDGRCRENGDCPEGEAVVAGNGVKTGRCLKKDRNSTGTCEIYGWCPIERSHRPDVPLLGRTESFTIYIKNFIRFPKFHFSKSNVLETATDTYLKTCLYDEVAHPYCPIFGLRDIVRRAGYDFQDMALLGGSIGILIEWHCDLDKGYSECHPRYTFTRLDVNATPNSVSSGYNFRYARYFKNAAGETHRTLLKVYGIRFDILVHGKVCSRNLYRTELLLGPLLRKSSQLNSSNTFVFYFQAGKFNIIPTIINLGSGLALMGAGSFFCDMVLLYMMKKSTLYRERKFEKDNKNGNNNRDSVEESEEPVKQPSEVEHLTDPTSDQRTVGTTPFSTEQHDKPSE
- the p2rx8 gene encoding purinergic receptor P2X, ligand-gated ion channel, 8 isoform X2, whose amino-acid sequence is MAPDCRGVLLSAFDYKTEKYVIAKNKKVGVLYRLIQLTLLGYIIGWVFVMKKGYQESDESIQSSVITKVKGVLLTNTSGTGPRLWGPEDYVIPQQGEAVLFITTNFLETPNQRLGYCAESFKVLDGRCRENGDCPEGEAVVAGNGVKTGRCLKKDRNSTGTCEIYGWCPIERSHRPDVPLLGRTESFTIYIKNFIRFPKFHFSKSNVLETATDTYLKTCLYDEVAHPYCPIFGLRDIVRRAGYDFQDMALLGGSIGILIEWHCDLDKGYSECHPRYTFTRLDVNATPNSVSSGYNFRYARYFKNAAGETHRTLLKVYGIRFDILVHGKAGKFNIIPTIINLGSGLALMGAGSFFCDMVLLYMMKKSTLYRERKFEKDNKNGNNNRDSVEESEEPVKQPSEVEHLTDPTSDQRTVGTTPFSTEQHDKPSE